A DNA window from Paenibacillus sp. HWE-109 contains the following coding sequences:
- a CDS encoding biotin transporter BioY, with the protein MKLTLRGVVFSALFAAFLVLFSFAQIRLPVSPVPITLQTLAVMLAGGLLGARYGFLSMALVVVLTAVGFPMLHGNGGIGIVLGPTGGFIMIWPFSAMLIGLILPRIRMANRTLNFVATFLVLEVFGSLFLYLAGVPWLMYKVPTYTFATAMVQGCYPFLLGDAIKAVVATLIIAPVRQVFPPQRLTGSSSHHVVQTHKKPDVFVN; encoded by the coding sequence ATGAAACTCACACTGCGCGGCGTTGTTTTCAGTGCACTTTTTGCAGCTTTTCTTGTTTTATTCAGTTTTGCCCAAATCAGATTGCCAGTCTCCCCTGTCCCCATTACCTTGCAAACACTAGCCGTTATGCTGGCTGGCGGTTTACTTGGCGCGCGTTACGGATTCCTGAGCATGGCCCTCGTTGTAGTCCTTACTGCCGTAGGGTTTCCGATGCTGCACGGGAATGGAGGGATAGGCATTGTTCTTGGACCTACAGGCGGTTTCATTATGATTTGGCCCTTTTCCGCTATGCTGATTGGCCTCATTCTTCCGCGCATTCGCATGGCTAACAGAACATTGAATTTCGTTGCAACCTTTCTCGTTCTTGAAGTATTCGGCTCCTTGTTTCTTTACCTAGCCGGGGTACCTTGGTTGATGTACAAAGTACCTACGTATACATTCGCTACCGCAATGGTTCAAGGCTGCTACCCTTTCCTGCTAGGCGATGCCATCAAAGCTGTGGTTGCAACGCTCATTATAGCACCTGTTCGCCAAGTATTCCCGCCCCAAAGACTGACTGGTTCCTCTTCACACCATGTTGTTCAAACCCATAAGAAGCCAGATGTTTTCGTTAATTAA
- a CDS encoding S-layer homology domain-containing protein, with translation MKNNKKVIAALTITATVGLSAILPFNALAANPFTDAASKAQIQTAIEQLAQQQVVSGYEDHAFKPDQAVTRAEIAKMVALALHVKVDSAASNNFQDVAKGDWYYDYAVALTSVMGKNGQFQGSQTMASSELIDLLTAVLKVDKTAVAQLPSAAALANAQITRGQAALLIFEAQQLAPIQVTKLQVLNAITLQVTFSAPIPAAELELDVASKNFVFDNGLAISNVPRLKTGSKSTYIVPVPTQKAGTTYSLTYKGQPAGTFTASTEKIALKSTAQVANDLFEVESFLTDGVADYGYVIAAYSKSRPGAFSVDETNSSNGKTYQILSSMRNRQVQITPEGGTPMTASYLPFTQATDGRQAPKFILPNGEKFQPGVKYTVAADWATLANPTFTAKEIAPLTIQSAAAVDKKTIAVTLSQDPKDEIFVSRRVTLTAADGTVLTAEYTLTSRKGAVGTFALLNNAELVPGTAYTVAPVGAWSTASGVNVTLAK, from the coding sequence ATGAAAAACAACAAAAAGGTTATCGCCGCTTTAACCATTACAGCAACGGTAGGTCTATCCGCAATTCTTCCTTTTAATGCATTAGCCGCTAATCCCTTCACAGATGCAGCAAGCAAAGCTCAAATTCAGACTGCTATCGAACAGTTAGCGCAGCAGCAAGTGGTTTCCGGATACGAGGATCACGCCTTCAAACCTGACCAAGCTGTTACGCGTGCTGAGATCGCCAAAATGGTCGCACTGGCACTGCACGTGAAAGTAGATTCAGCTGCTTCTAATAACTTTCAAGATGTAGCCAAAGGGGATTGGTACTACGACTACGCGGTTGCTCTAACATCTGTTATGGGGAAAAACGGGCAATTCCAAGGCAGCCAAACGATGGCTTCCTCTGAACTGATCGACCTTCTCACAGCTGTTTTAAAAGTTGACAAAACAGCCGTTGCACAACTGCCTAGCGCAGCAGCTTTGGCAAATGCCCAAATTACCCGTGGACAAGCGGCTTTACTTATCTTTGAAGCGCAGCAATTGGCTCCTATTCAAGTAACAAAGCTGCAAGTTCTGAACGCTATCACGCTGCAAGTTACTTTCTCTGCCCCAATTCCTGCTGCTGAATTAGAGCTGGATGTAGCGTCCAAAAACTTCGTCTTTGATAATGGCTTAGCGATCAGCAATGTTCCACGGTTAAAAACAGGCTCCAAATCGACCTACATCGTGCCCGTTCCGACCCAAAAAGCTGGGACAACTTATTCGTTAACTTATAAGGGTCAGCCTGCCGGCACATTCACTGCAAGCACAGAGAAAATCGCCTTGAAATCGACTGCACAGGTGGCAAATGATCTATTTGAAGTCGAATCCTTCTTGACAGATGGTGTTGCTGATTACGGCTATGTCATTGCTGCTTACAGCAAATCCCGTCCTGGCGCATTCAGCGTGGATGAAACGAATAGCTCCAACGGGAAAACCTATCAAATTCTGTCCTCCATGCGGAATCGCCAAGTGCAAATCACTCCTGAGGGCGGCACACCGATGACAGCGAGCTACCTGCCTTTCACACAAGCGACAGATGGACGACAAGCGCCTAAGTTTATTCTTCCTAACGGTGAAAAGTTCCAACCAGGCGTTAAATATACGGTTGCTGCTGATTGGGCTACACTAGCTAATCCAACATTTACAGCCAAGGAGATCGCGCCGCTTACAATCCAATCCGCTGCCGCGGTGGATAAGAAGACGATTGCTGTGACACTTTCGCAGGATCCAAAAGATGAGATTTTCGTATCACGCCGTGTTACGCTGACTGCAGCAGATGGTACTGTTCTGACAGCAGAATACACGTTAACTTCGCGCAAAGGTGCTGTAGGCACTTTCGCCTTGCTGAATAATGCCGAACTTGTTCCGGGTACAGCCTACACAGTTGCACCTGTAGGTGCTTGGTCTACGGCATCCGGCGTAAATGTAACTTTAGCGAAATAA
- a CDS encoding YncE family protein — protein sequence MIISNKIRTWLTAITLLLLLTGCTAPSALQPQSESATTSVPSGIRAPIASASPATSPPITSSNPATLPSITRSNPASPAPSVTSASTILMVTHSKSDYMSFLDPATGSFEKLTVGKAPFAIAEGPQHRAYVSTAEGVAVVDTLQRKRLALVPYQSDVGKPQFGEYRPGGMGIAASPDGKYVYVGVNLPGRSQSQLEILDTGKLAMIGSVAVGIRPFDVVTSLDGREVYSIDHDSYSVTAVDPAARKARTLEAAPFGRGGFEKPHYAAVRADGRLLLPYQGRGLVVLDPASGNYETQPLTGNTHQEGVALTADGKQLLIVGIGAAGSATGKPNLTVLDVNTHAEKILPLERMHQMVTSSADGRYAFLTGGVTYADTGWNGMSVVDLQSGAVRDFALPDYPLDVQLLSGSRS from the coding sequence ATGATAATTTCTAATAAAATCCGAACTTGGTTAACTGCGATAACCCTGCTGCTTCTGTTGACAGGCTGCACTGCTCCATCAGCGCTGCAACCTCAGTCTGAGTCTGCAACGACATCAGTGCCTTCAGGAATTCGTGCACCAATTGCCAGTGCTAGTCCGGCAACTTCTCCACCAATCACCAGCTCAAACCCAGCAACACTTCCATCAATCACCAGATCAAACCCAGCAAGTCCTGCGCCATCTGTCACTTCCGCTTCAACTATCTTGATGGTGACTCACTCCAAAAGTGACTATATGTCATTCCTAGATCCAGCTACAGGCAGCTTCGAGAAGCTGACCGTCGGCAAAGCTCCTTTTGCCATTGCTGAGGGACCTCAGCATCGCGCTTATGTCTCTACTGCCGAAGGTGTAGCTGTAGTGGACACGCTGCAGCGCAAACGCTTGGCGCTGGTTCCGTATCAATCCGATGTCGGGAAACCGCAGTTCGGCGAATACCGTCCAGGAGGCATGGGCATTGCGGCATCGCCTGACGGCAAGTACGTCTATGTCGGTGTTAATCTGCCCGGCCGCAGCCAAAGCCAATTAGAAATTCTGGATACCGGCAAGCTTGCCATGATTGGCAGTGTTGCGGTAGGCATTCGGCCTTTCGATGTAGTGACTAGTTTGGACGGTCGCGAAGTATACAGCATTGATCACGATTCCTACTCCGTGACCGCCGTTGACCCAGCTGCTCGCAAGGCTCGCACCCTGGAAGCCGCCCCCTTTGGCCGTGGCGGCTTCGAGAAGCCTCATTATGCGGCAGTTCGCGCGGACGGACGGTTGCTCTTGCCTTACCAAGGCCGCGGCCTCGTCGTCCTAGACCCAGCTAGCGGCAACTATGAGACGCAGCCGCTCACGGGCAATACGCATCAGGAAGGCGTTGCCCTGACTGCTGACGGCAAGCAGTTGCTCATCGTCGGCATCGGGGCTGCCGGGAGCGCAACCGGCAAACCCAATCTGACGGTGCTTGACGTGAACACCCACGCGGAGAAGATCCTCCCGCTGGAGCGGATGCACCAAATGGTCACGAGCAGCGCGGACGGCCGCTATGCCTTCCTGACCGGCGGCGTCACTTATGCGGATACCGGCTGGAATGGCATGTCGGTCGTGGATTTGCAGTCCGGCGCAGTCCGTGACTTCGCGCTGCCGGACTATCCTTTGGATGTCCAGCTTTTGAGCGGCAGCCGTTCATAA
- a CDS encoding response regulator transcription factor: protein MNKKKIMIVDDEPKILRFVAANLKSLDFETLTCQSGAEALDKVEGFDPDLILLDLMMPGMDGFEVLKRLRTYSGVPVIMLTARSNATDKVQGLNQGADDYLTKPFSLDELFARVNAVLRRMDGRMAAPVTTSEITLGPVTANLAQRRIWVADAEVKFTETEYNLFALLLQHAGKVMTHEQLLSEVWGSEYRDEVEYLRVTIARIRQKLKSLTEGQELIVTYPGVGYMAKQE from the coding sequence ATGAACAAGAAGAAGATTATGATCGTAGATGATGAACCGAAAATTCTTCGTTTCGTAGCGGCGAATCTCAAATCGCTGGATTTCGAAACGCTGACCTGCCAGAGCGGCGCTGAAGCTTTGGATAAGGTGGAAGGGTTTGATCCGGATTTGATTTTACTGGATCTAATGATGCCGGGCATGGATGGCTTCGAAGTGTTGAAAAGATTGCGCACTTACTCAGGCGTACCCGTTATCATGTTAACCGCGCGGAGCAACGCGACGGACAAAGTGCAAGGGCTGAATCAAGGGGCCGACGATTACTTGACGAAGCCTTTCTCGCTTGATGAGCTGTTCGCCCGTGTGAATGCTGTGCTTCGCCGGATGGATGGCCGCATGGCCGCGCCTGTCACAACAAGCGAAATCACGCTTGGACCCGTGACAGCCAATTTGGCGCAGCGACGCATTTGGGTAGCGGATGCGGAGGTTAAGTTTACGGAAACCGAGTATAATCTGTTCGCTTTGCTCTTGCAGCATGCAGGCAAAGTTATGACGCATGAGCAGCTGCTCAGCGAAGTTTGGGGCAGCGAATACCGCGACGAAGTCGAGTATCTGCGCGTCACGATCGCGCGGATTCGGCAGAAGCTCAAAAGCTTGACCGAAGGGCAAGAACTGATCGTCACCTACCCGGGCGTTGGGTATATGGCGAAGCAGGAATAG
- a CDS encoding sensor histidine kinase translates to MKHYSMRSHLTLTFAIMAMIPILILGSFQVSQITYITQESNRNQQMTTYRLGDAVQDYMYYHRNAVETLAATITASDAAFRTRESLTLKLQSLRENLEGFTGIYVVDSNGSIKATHTTANNTLIGVNVQDRDYTKRVQAMQKTIVSSLFQGPEGANLPSVAIAVPIYKGNKQTDGFVLAVLDLAPLKALVTKYDYGKEAYPVVLDHAGKPIYHPNAKLTDTLADLSKEPVVVDAFLHKQGEGKYTLSTSAQKELITYKVIPEIDWIVWVSKSNAAVNAAFTESLSITMLLLVITLILTVLLGSYLARRLNGTIHALVGYTQRLAGGSFVELDNKVVPRGAPLELQLLAEHFFRMAEQIKENQGALLQLNSELEERVEERTQRLQDEHATLNAVLESMSDAIVLIDMNQSVVYANHRMAEIFAIPMPELTMMHENTLFERIAVLLSERQEELHKLTAEPSVQEAFTVQTEHGKERFMIVSAFQVARDGRVFGRGYVWRDMTKEHEIDALKNDLISLASHEFKTPITSIRGGVETLLRVDAQWEESFKQELLEGIHEDIGRIQDLIDDWLDISKIESGAMRINPQALRVEVMVESAMRRLPQQASEAHTQFDVRLAGDLPLVYADKLRLEQVLVNLFTNAVRYNEQHPVIQISAWADERFVHLEVQDNGIGIAAEHVDKLFDRFYRVDVSSSRQTGGTGLGLAICQGIMEAHGGEIHVRSKPGEGSTFILAIPRFRGEEELI, encoded by the coding sequence TTGAAGCACTATTCCATGCGATCCCATTTAACGCTGACTTTTGCAATTATGGCGATGATCCCAATCTTAATCCTTGGCAGCTTCCAAGTTTCACAAATTACGTATATCACCCAAGAGTCCAATAGGAATCAGCAAATGACCACCTACCGGCTCGGGGATGCAGTGCAAGATTATATGTACTACCACCGGAATGCGGTAGAAACTTTGGCGGCGACGATTACTGCATCGGATGCGGCATTCCGAACGCGCGAGAGTCTTACGCTGAAGCTGCAATCCTTGCGGGAGAACCTGGAAGGCTTCACAGGCATTTATGTCGTTGATTCCAATGGCAGCATCAAGGCCACGCACACAACGGCCAATAACACTTTAATAGGTGTCAACGTGCAAGACCGGGATTACACCAAGCGGGTGCAAGCGATGCAAAAGACGATCGTTTCCTCGCTTTTTCAAGGTCCCGAGGGAGCTAATCTGCCGTCAGTTGCTATTGCCGTGCCGATTTACAAAGGGAACAAACAAACAGATGGCTTCGTGCTGGCCGTCCTCGACCTTGCTCCACTAAAGGCTCTGGTTACGAAATACGATTACGGCAAAGAGGCTTATCCAGTCGTGTTGGATCACGCAGGCAAGCCCATTTACCATCCGAACGCGAAATTGACGGATACCTTGGCTGATTTATCCAAAGAACCGGTTGTCGTGGACGCCTTCCTTCATAAACAGGGCGAAGGCAAATATACGTTAAGCACATCCGCACAAAAAGAACTGATCACCTATAAAGTCATTCCTGAAATCGATTGGATTGTCTGGGTCAGCAAGTCTAATGCTGCCGTGAATGCTGCTTTCACCGAATCACTCAGCATAACAATGCTGCTGCTCGTCATTACCCTGATCTTGACCGTGCTGCTCGGAAGCTATTTGGCTAGACGGCTAAATGGCACCATTCATGCGTTGGTTGGGTATACGCAGCGTTTGGCCGGAGGAAGCTTTGTTGAGCTGGATAATAAAGTAGTTCCGCGCGGGGCTCCTCTTGAATTACAGCTGCTTGCCGAACATTTTTTTCGAATGGCCGAGCAAATCAAAGAGAATCAAGGGGCTTTGCTGCAGCTTAATAGTGAACTGGAGGAACGTGTTGAGGAACGCACCCAGCGACTTCAGGACGAGCATGCGACACTGAATGCGGTGCTCGAAAGTATGTCCGATGCGATCGTTTTGATCGATATGAATCAAAGTGTGGTCTACGCGAATCATCGGATGGCTGAGATTTTTGCGATTCCGATGCCTGAGCTGACGATGATGCATGAGAATACGCTGTTTGAACGAATTGCCGTTCTGCTGTCCGAACGGCAAGAGGAACTTCACAAGCTGACCGCTGAACCCAGTGTGCAGGAGGCTTTTACCGTGCAGACGGAGCATGGCAAAGAGCGGTTCATGATCGTATCGGCCTTCCAAGTGGCGAGGGATGGTCGGGTTTTTGGCCGCGGCTACGTGTGGCGGGATATGACCAAGGAGCACGAAATTGATGCGCTCAAAAATGATCTGATCTCGTTGGCGTCCCATGAGTTCAAAACGCCAATTACAAGCATTAGAGGCGGCGTCGAAACGCTTTTGCGTGTCGATGCGCAGTGGGAAGAAAGCTTCAAGCAGGAGCTGCTGGAAGGGATTCATGAGGATATCGGGCGAATTCAGGATCTCATTGATGATTGGCTTGATATCTCCAAGATTGAATCCGGGGCTATGCGCATCAATCCGCAGGCGCTGCGAGTGGAAGTTATGGTGGAAAGCGCAATGAGAAGGCTGCCGCAGCAAGCGAGCGAAGCGCATACGCAATTCGACGTCAGGCTGGCTGGGGATCTTCCGCTGGTTTATGCGGATAAGCTGCGCCTGGAGCAGGTACTCGTGAACTTGTTCACGAATGCGGTTAGGTATAATGAACAGCATCCTGTTATTCAAATTAGCGCTTGGGCGGATGAACGGTTTGTTCATTTGGAAGTGCAAGATAACGGAATCGGCATTGCTGCTGAGCATGTGGATAAGTTGTTCGATAGATTCTACCGGGTAGATGTCTCCTCCAGCCGCCAAACTGGCGGGACGGGACTTGGTCTTGCCATCTGCCAAGGCATCATGGAAGCGCATGGCGGAGAGATTCACGTGAGGAGCAAGCCGGGCGAAGGAAGCACATTTATTTTGGCTATACCGCGGTTCAGAGGGGAAGAAGAGCTGATATGA
- a CDS encoding response regulator transcription factor: MYHIYLVEDEEHLRGLLAAYLEKEGWQVRSFADGTSARSAIAERPDLWVLDIMLPGVDGYQLMREIKADQPTQPVIFISARDADIDRIIGLELGSDDYLAKPFLPRELVIRTRKLLERVYSGHHAGALPASQERRSKLNIASYLIDEQARTVTDEQGAKLELTSKEFELLLYLVNHHGQVLEREQVLTAVWGMDYFGTDRVVDDLVRRLRRKLPDLRLETVYGYGYRMVKA, from the coding sequence ATGTATCACATCTATTTAGTGGAAGACGAGGAACATTTAAGAGGTCTGTTAGCCGCTTATTTGGAAAAAGAGGGGTGGCAAGTGCGTTCGTTCGCAGACGGAACTTCGGCAAGATCCGCCATCGCCGAGCGGCCGGACTTGTGGGTCCTCGATATTATGCTTCCCGGCGTAGACGGCTATCAACTCATGCGGGAAATCAAAGCCGACCAGCCAACTCAGCCGGTCATCTTCATATCCGCGCGTGATGCCGACATCGACCGTATCATTGGTCTAGAGCTAGGCAGTGACGACTATTTGGCCAAGCCTTTTCTCCCGCGGGAACTTGTTATCCGTACACGAAAACTGTTGGAGCGCGTGTATAGCGGTCATCATGCAGGGGCTCTGCCCGCTTCTCAGGAGCGCCGTTCCAAGCTGAATATAGCCTCCTATCTCATCGATGAGCAAGCGCGGACCGTAACAGATGAGCAGGGCGCCAAGTTGGAGTTGACCTCCAAGGAGTTCGAGCTGCTGCTGTATCTTGTCAACCATCACGGCCAAGTCCTGGAACGTGAACAAGTACTCACTGCGGTATGGGGAATGGATTACTTCGGAACAGATCGCGTCGTGGATGATTTGGTGCGCAGGCTTCGCCGCAAACTGCCGGATCTGCGTTTAGAAACCGTATATGGGTACGGATACAGGATGGTGAAAGCATGA
- a CDS encoding sensor histidine kinase gives MKINIAQWPLALKLWGAFAALALLIFTMLALLLPWTLKGFFTEQLYDILLDTQSGLQVETATLTATPTYALPALPQSVLSKPLNTEWALTEAQRTMLVPKVEVGQVTTAVGVPADSTLATRIMAPLTGTWGGPSIRHFMISSTDLQQAVSSSAVAGEPFMQAVEKDALAQTMPVERYTRSIDNKSIFYVIRKELLQGQPNFVVSYAWGNYRNDLVMTMFGRLILLMVGLIVISWLPCLLLARYFTRPLIQMEQHVGRMAERDWHEPIETGRKDEIGRLAKAIEAMRQRLVRQDHAQQFFLQHTSHELKTPVMVIRSYAQSIQDGVFPKGTLSDSVGVIMKEGERLEKRIRDLLLLNKLNYVTARDKPFQAFEIHKVIEDVVDRLRYRRPEIEWEMQLAPSTQLVGDQEQWKIALENMLDNQLRYAKSRIHVTVKSQEQPVKGNLLLSELRMSNDGPLLDSAIADSMFEPFRSGGDGQFGLGLAIVKQIMDHHGMSIRAENDRDGVSFYIAPLNPHHTANVQNAS, from the coding sequence ATGAAAATCAACATCGCTCAGTGGCCGCTCGCCCTTAAACTGTGGGGAGCCTTCGCAGCTTTAGCCTTACTAATTTTCACAATGCTTGCCCTGCTGCTGCCTTGGACGTTAAAAGGCTTTTTCACAGAGCAGCTTTATGATATTCTGCTGGATACACAAAGCGGACTCCAAGTAGAGACCGCCACATTAACGGCAACACCGACCTATGCGCTTCCAGCTCTGCCCCAATCTGTTCTGAGCAAGCCTTTAAACACGGAATGGGCGTTGACTGAAGCGCAGCGAACTATGCTTGTACCCAAAGTCGAAGTCGGCCAAGTGACGACAGCAGTCGGCGTTCCTGCGGATTCCACCCTGGCGACACGGATCATGGCGCCGTTAACAGGCACCTGGGGCGGGCCGTCCATCCGCCATTTCATGATCAGCAGCACAGACTTGCAACAGGCGGTCAGTTCATCTGCCGTGGCAGGCGAACCCTTCATGCAAGCCGTGGAGAAAGATGCGCTTGCTCAAACCATGCCCGTAGAGAGATACACACGCAGCATTGATAACAAAAGCATTTTCTATGTCATTCGCAAAGAGCTGCTGCAAGGACAGCCGAACTTCGTCGTCTCCTATGCCTGGGGAAATTATCGCAACGATCTGGTCATGACCATGTTCGGCAGGTTGATCCTGCTGATGGTCGGCCTTATCGTCATCAGCTGGCTCCCCTGCTTATTGCTGGCTCGCTACTTCACGCGCCCGCTCATTCAAATGGAACAACATGTGGGACGCATGGCTGAGCGCGATTGGCATGAACCGATCGAAACCGGCCGCAAGGACGAAATCGGTCGCTTAGCGAAAGCGATTGAAGCGATGCGCCAGCGCTTGGTGCGGCAGGATCATGCCCAGCAGTTCTTCCTTCAGCATACTTCCCATGAGCTGAAAACGCCGGTCATGGTCATTCGCAGCTATGCGCAATCGATTCAAGATGGCGTCTTCCCCAAGGGAACCCTAAGCGACAGTGTTGGCGTGATCATGAAAGAAGGCGAACGGCTCGAGAAGCGTATTCGCGACTTGTTGCTGCTTAATAAATTGAACTATGTTACGGCGCGGGATAAACCATTTCAAGCTTTTGAAATTCATAAAGTGATCGAGGATGTTGTCGACCGCTTGCGGTATCGCAGACCAGAAATCGAATGGGAAATGCAGCTTGCTCCTTCTACCCAGTTGGTTGGAGATCAAGAACAATGGAAAATCGCTTTGGAAAACATGCTCGACAACCAGCTTCGCTATGCGAAGAGCCGTATTCACGTTACCGTTAAATCGCAGGAACAGCCCGTCAAAGGAAACCTCCTGCTCTCTGAACTTAGAATGAGCAATGACGGTCCGCTTCTGGATTCAGCCATTGCAGACAGCATGTTCGAGCCCTTCCGCTCCGGCGGAGACGGCCAGTTCGGCCTTGGCCTGGCCATTGTGAAACAAATTATGGATCACCATGGCATGTCCATTCGGGCAGAGAATGATCGGGATGGCGTTTCGTTCTATATCGCTCCGCTGAACCCGCACCACACGGCCAACGTTCAGAATGCATCTTAA
- a CDS encoding CBO0543 family protein, which yields MKVMIFRMLSLSNKETIIQITLTIVTLIGALLIMRNNWKRYSALFLLSALVSLVLCYIFVKIGLYTFPMRLFPKLTSIPISTVVTVFSFYVLLGVRFSPALWIWKIPVYWVMVHVGMLAESWAVQETNLIQYAKFWDVWDSYTWWWIYLLVFEWVGGMIVPAESRRPINHTWLQYGKLGWFLLHFILIVTIFLGGFYLGRVSK from the coding sequence ATGAAAGTGATGATCTTCAGGATGCTAAGCCTATCTAACAAGGAAACGATCATACAGATCACGTTGACCATAGTTACACTTATTGGCGCATTGTTGATTATGCGAAATAACTGGAAGAGATACAGTGCGCTATTTCTTCTGAGTGCTCTGGTAAGTTTAGTTCTGTGTTATATATTTGTGAAAATAGGACTGTATACCTTCCCGATGCGGTTGTTTCCAAAGCTAACATCCATACCGATATCTACGGTTGTTACCGTTTTTTCCTTTTATGTCTTGCTTGGTGTGAGGTTTAGTCCTGCGTTATGGATTTGGAAGATTCCGGTGTATTGGGTTATGGTCCATGTGGGCATGCTTGCGGAATCGTGGGCTGTGCAGGAGACGAATCTCATTCAATACGCGAAATTCTGGGATGTGTGGGATTCTTATACCTGGTGGTGGATTTATTTGCTTGTTTTTGAGTGGGTCGGGGGAATGATCGTACCCGCAGAGAGCCGCAGGCCGATCAACCATACATGGCTGCAATATGGTAAACTGGGTTGGTTTTTACTGCACTTTATTTTGATTGTGACGATCTTCTTGGGCGGGTTTTATCTGGGAAGAGTATCGAAGTAA
- a CDS encoding CBO0543 family protein gives MVSFWVLAAAWRWGDWKDFKAYYPTMLYISCLKLLYELFSHEVHYEWHLEPDFFLNYTGTIMLHTFFIYPLSAFIFLSTFPKLANISKCVHILKWTLIYFIVEALAYKTGRITYHDSWSLWWSLVFDLNMFLMLRLHYTHFIWSIPLSCLCTFFYLLYFGYLL, from the coding sequence ATCGTTTCCTTTTGGGTATTAGCGGCAGCCTGGCGTTGGGGGGATTGGAAAGATTTCAAGGCATATTACCCCACCATGCTGTATATTTCGTGCTTAAAACTTCTCTATGAGCTCTTCTCGCACGAGGTTCATTATGAGTGGCATTTGGAGCCTGATTTCTTCTTAAACTACACGGGGACAATAATGCTCCATACTTTTTTCATCTATCCTTTGAGTGCGTTTATTTTCCTGTCAACCTTCCCGAAACTTGCCAACATATCCAAATGTGTTCATATTCTGAAATGGACCCTTATTTATTTCATCGTTGAAGCCCTTGCTTACAAAACAGGTCGAATTACGTATCATGACAGTTGGAGCCTTTGGTGGTCACTTGTCTTTGACCTTAATATGTTTTTAATGCTTCGCTTGCACTATACGCACTTTATTTGGTCAATTCCACTTAGCTGCTTGTGTACCTTTTTTTATTTACTTTACTTTGGCTATCTACTCTAA
- a CDS encoding ABC transporter substrate-binding protein: protein MKMSRLCMVGALAVLLGSIVAGCGSQKSDLAAGSTASAGTASPSSGIKETASPKPAAQEKTVKDEIGHEVRIPADPKKILGIYLEDELLSLGIQPFKQSKIGTWSGQDYLGLSVPAIDVNGSVEAVLEAAPDLILENVYDEKRYGQFSKVAPMYAFKDARADWRATIRILGDLFGKSDKAKDVIAKYDQKAQQTGAAIKQKIGNQTVAIIRVHTKEIRLYGGPGYAGPVVYQDLGLTPSKLVRDLILDKNGKVVPISLEVIPQLDADHIFITTDTGAEDKTKELLANPLWQSLPAVKQGHVYPVNFETWMKSGPIADSKKIDDVLAALVK from the coding sequence ATGAAGATGTCTCGTTTATGTATGGTTGGCGCATTGGCCGTCCTATTAGGTTCAATAGTTGCAGGGTGTGGGTCGCAGAAATCGGATCTGGCTGCTGGAAGTACCGCGAGTGCGGGAACCGCTAGTCCGAGCAGTGGGATTAAGGAGACGGCATCCCCCAAGCCGGCGGCACAAGAGAAGACGGTCAAGGATGAAATCGGTCATGAGGTGAGGATTCCTGCTGATCCCAAGAAGATTCTGGGCATTTATCTGGAGGACGAGCTGCTGTCGCTAGGTATTCAGCCATTCAAGCAATCTAAGATTGGAACGTGGAGCGGACAAGATTATTTGGGTTTATCCGTCCCTGCTATCGATGTCAATGGCAGCGTAGAGGCTGTTTTGGAAGCGGCACCCGACCTCATTCTGGAAAATGTTTATGATGAGAAGAGGTATGGACAATTCTCCAAAGTAGCTCCGATGTATGCATTCAAAGATGCGCGAGCAGATTGGAGAGCAACCATTCGCATATTGGGAGATTTGTTTGGCAAGTCGGATAAAGCGAAGGACGTCATTGCCAAGTACGACCAGAAGGCGCAGCAGACTGGCGCTGCTATCAAGCAGAAGATAGGCAATCAGACCGTGGCGATTATCCGTGTTCATACCAAAGAAATTCGTCTCTACGGCGGTCCTGGTTATGCCGGTCCTGTCGTCTATCAGGATCTCGGGCTTACACCGTCTAAACTTGTGAGGGATTTAATTTTGGACAAGAATGGCAAAGTCGTGCCGATCTCCCTGGAAGTAATCCCGCAGCTGGATGCTGATCATATTTTCATCACGACGGATACGGGGGCTGAGGACAAAACGAAGGAATTGTTGGCCAACCCGTTGTGGCAGAGTCTACCTGCTGTCAAACAAGGTCATGTCTATCCGGTTAACTTCGAAACGTGGATGAAAAGCGGCCCAATTGCGGACAGCAAAAAGATCGATGATGTGCTTGCAGCACTGGTGAAATAA